The Streptomyces sp. ICC1 DNA window CCCACAGCCCGGCCACCTCCGCCAGGTCCGGCCCGTCGTAGCGCACCGGGACCGTCACCGGCGGCGGCCCCTCGGCCGCCGCGAGCGGGGCGGGCTCCCAGCGGGCGATCCGGGCGGCGAGCGCGCGCGGCTCCCGTACGCCGTCCAGCAGGACGGTGCGGGCGGCGGGCACGATGTCCCGTACGCCGCCCAGCTCACCCGCGTCCCGCCGGCGCAGCAGCTCCGCGTGGAGCGCGGCCGCCTCCTCGGCGGAGTCCACCTCCAGCAGCAGGGCCTCGACCCCCACCGGCAGGACCCGCACCGGACCGCTCACGCGAAGGCCTCCACCCGGACGCCGGCCGCCCCGAGGGCTTCCCGCACCCGCAGGGCCAGCCCCGCCGCCCCGGGAGTGTCCCCGTGCAGGCACAGGGAGCGGGCGGCGACCGCGATGCGCGAGCCGTCGGCGGCCGTCACCGTCCGCCCGGCGGCCATCTCGACCGCGCGGGCGACCACCGCGTCCGGGTCGTGGACCACGGCGCCCGGCTCGCCGCGCGGTACGAGGGTGCCCGCCGGGGTGTAGGCGCGGTCGGCGAAGGCCTCCGGGACGGCCGGCAGCCCGGCGGCCCCGGCGGCGGCCAGCAGGAGCGAACCGGGCAGGCCGAGCACCGGGAGCCCCGCGGGTCCGGCCGCCAGCAGGACCCCGGAGACGACGGCGCCGGCCTGGTCGGCGTCGTGCACGGTGCGGTTGTAGAGCGCGCCGTGCGGTTTCACGTAGGACACCGCGGAGCCGGCCGCCCTCGCGAAGACCTCCAGCGCCCCGATCTGGTAGGCCACCTCGTCCGCCAGCTCACCGGCCGGCACGTCCATGGCGCGGCGCCCGAAGCCCGCCAGGTCCCGGTAGGAGACCTGCGCGCCGATCCGCACCCCGCGCGCGGCCGCCAGCTCGCAGACGCGGCGCATGATGGACGGGTCGCCGGCGTGGAAACCGCAGGCGACGTTGGCGCTCGTGACGACGGACAGCAGGGCCTCGTCGTCGGTCAGCGTCCACCGCCCGAAGCCCTCGCCCAGGTCGGCGTTGAGATCGATCACGGCGGTGGCCGCCGGGGTGTCCGGAGCGGTGTCCGCAGTGGTGTCCGCAGGGGTGTCCGGTGTGATCATGGGAGCCATGCGCTGAGCGTAGAACAGGACGCGCACCCGAATCCCACCCCGGGAGGATCGGGCCGAACCATCCCGTTTGGGATGTTGTCAGGGTCAGCGCCTAGTCTTTGCCCGTGACTCTCCCTGCCCCGGCGAAGACCCTTCCGTCCCCGGCGCCGGGCCCGGCCGCCGACGAGGGCCTGGCCCGGCGGCTGCGCGCCCTCGCCTGCACCGCCCCGCTGCACGACCTCGACGTACGCAAGGCCAATCTGGCCGGCGAGTACGGCGTCTACGCGATGGCGGAGGTCGCGCTCTCCGCGATCGACCTGGTCACCCTCAACATGGACTTCGACACCGGAGCCGACCACGAGCAGATAGTGGCCCGGTTGCTGCCGCGCGTCGCCGCCCAGGCGCCGGCGCGCCCCGCGGCCGAGCACGAGCGGGTGGCCCGCTGGGTGTTGGAGAACCTGATCAACGTCGGCAGCGTCGACCGGGGCTTCCGGGCGATCTACGGCACGTTCGGCCCGGACGGGGTCTACGTCCGCCGGGACTACGACTTCAAGCTGATCGAGGAGGTCCCGGGCCACGGCGGCGCCGTGTACCTGCGCACGACCGACGAAGCCGTCAACGTCCTGGTCGGAGCCCTCGACACGGACGTCACCAGCGCGCAGATCGCCGCCGAGGTCAAGCTGGAGGTCCTGATCAGCCGGGGCCGGCTCGCCGACGCCCAGCTCGCCGCCGAACAGGCCCGCTACCGCACCGTCCAGTACGCCGAGACCCTGCGCCGCACGCTCGACGCGACCCGGCGCAACGTGCGGGCGGTGGACTGGCTGGTGACCGTCCCCGACATGATCGCCGAGGCCCTCGACCACGTCGCCGACCGCTACCGCCACGAGAACGCGATCCTGACCAACATCCGCAAGGCGCGCGACGAGGCGGAAGAGCCGGACAACAAGCGGCGCGCCGCCGAGCTGGTCGACATCGTCAAGGACTGCATCCGCCGCCACACGCAGCTGCAGTCCCGGCTGCTGGACGCCGGCCCGCTCTTCCGCGCCGAACAGGACCGCCAGGCCTTCGCGGCCCCCGCGCCGCGCTCCGGCATCGACCTGTACGGGCAGCTCGTCGCCCCGCTCCTGCCGCTCCCGGTGGCCCAGGCCTCCCGGGTCACCGACGCCTTCTTCGCGGCGGGCGCCGGCCTGCGCACCCCGGTCTCGGTGCGCGTCGCCGACCTGGTCGAGATCCTGCTGACCCCGCCGGTGGAGCGCGAGCACCTGGGCCTGGAAATGCCCGAGCCGGACCTGATCGCCACCCCCGACGACAGCCGCTTCAGCGAGGAGCAGCTGGCCGCCGCGATGGAGCTCCTGGAGCTCCCGCACGACGCCCCCCGCCGGCTGTCCGGGCTGCTGGCGCAGGCCCGCCGCTCCGACCCCGACCTGCCCTACCTGGTCGCCCTGCTCGCCGTCCACGCGGCGAGTCCGGCGGTCGGCACGGCCTACCGCCAGGGCGGGCGACGCCAGCCGCGGCCCGCAAGGAGAAGGCGGCCGCGGCCGCCGGGTCGAAGGGCCCGGCCGTCCGCGCCGACACCGGCCCGCGCGTCGTCCGCAGCCGCACGGCCTGGGCCCTGGCCTGCTACTTCGGCCTCCAGGCCATAGTTCGCCGTGCACCACCGCCGCCGTCACCAGCGCCGGGGCGGAGCCGCCCGCGATGATCAGGCCCGAGAGCCCCTCGAGCCGCCCCGCCACCTCCTGCGCGTCCGGGCGGGGGAGGGACACCAGGGGCTCGCCCACCGACTCGCCGGCGACGCGCGGCCCGCCGACCACATCTCCGTGCGCCTGGGAACTCGACGCCCCCAGGTCGCGCCGCGCCCGGACCCCTAGCCGCGCCTGCCCCCCGGCACCCAGCTACTGCCCCCCCGCCGCCGCCCGGCCCACGCCGCCGTCCGACCCTCCCAGCGGTCCGCCCCTCCCGGGGCGGGCCGCTTCGGCTGTCACGCGTCGCCGGCGCCGCCTCGCGAGGCAGACGGGGCGCACCGGGCGGCGGGACGGACCCGATTGACCCGTGATGGGCGATTCGCCGTCAACGGGCGGGTCGCCCGAATCGCGCCCGGCGAAGGGCGACTTGCCCGGATTGGGGCACCACCCGACCGCCCGTGATGTGGGTCACGCGCACCGGGCCAACATCATTTCCCGGAGAAGGCCGATTCCCTTTTCCCAGCCGGAATTTAGGGAATTCCCGGATCCCTTTTCAAGGTCATCCACCGGGCGGTTCGCGGAGAGTTGATCTCCCGGTCGAATTCGTGTCTTGTTCCGGCCCCGCGTGCTCGCCTACGGTCACCTCATTCCCGGTGGTCAGCTGCCTGATCCGGCCTCCGCCAGGGCCCTTCCGTACCCCCCACGTGAGGAATTCCGCCATGCCCGCAAAGGGAAAGCACCGCCGGCCGAAGCAGCACCACGCACTCACCCGCAAGCTGGCCCTGGCCGGCACGGGCAGCGCGGCGCTGGCCCTCCCGCTGATCAGCGCGACCACGGCCGGCGCGGCCGAGGCGAAGGCCCCCGCCGTGGTGAAGGCCGCGCCGGCCGCGGAGAAGGCGGCACCGGCCGCGGCGAAAGCCGCTCCGCTGACGTACTCCGTGGTCAGCGGTGACACGCTGAGCAAGATCGCGGCGGAGCACTCCGTGGGCGGCGGCTGGCAGAAGCTCTACGAGGCCAACCGGAACATCGTCGGCGCCGACCCCGCGGTCATCCGCCCCGGCCTGAAGCTGAACCTCACCGCCGCCGCCCCGGCCGCCGCCAAGCCTGCCGCGGCCAAGACGACCGCCGCCAAAGCCACGACCGGCTACGCGAACAACCTGGACGGCTGGATCCGCGAATCGCTCGACGTGATGGCGCAGCACGGAATTCCCGGCAGCTACGCGGGAATTCACCGCAACATCATGCGTGAATCCTCGGGGAATCCGATGGCCATCAACAACTGGGACATCAACGCCCAGAACGGCATCCCCAGCAAGGGTCTGCTCCAGGTCATCGATCCGACCTTCCGCGCCTATCACGTGCCCGGAACCTCGCAGGACTCCTACGACCCGGTCGCCAACATCACGGCCGCCTGCAACTACGCGGCCGCCCGCTACGGCACGATCGACAACGTCAACGGCGCCTACTGATCCGGACGCAGGCGTACGGACCCGGGCGTCTTCGCCCGGGCCCCAACCAGCCCCAGAGCCAGCCCTGACGGCGGGCCGCGCGGACGGCTTCCATGCGGTTGCGGGTGCCGGTCTTGCCGATGACCGAGGACAGGTGGTTCCGTACGGTCGACTCGGACAGGCGGACCCGCGCCGCGATGTCCGCGACGGTGGCTCCGTCGGTCGCCGCGCCCAGGACGTCGATCTCGCGCGGGGTCAGCGGGTTCGGGCCCGCGCTCAGGGCCGCGGCCGCGAGCGCGGGGTCGATCACGGTCTCCCCCGCGAGCACCCGCCGTACCGCCGCGGCCAGTTCCTCGACCGGTCCGTCCTTCACCAGGAACCCGGCCGCCCCCGCGTCCATCGCCCGCCGCAGATAGCCCGGCCGGCCGAAGGTGGTCAGGATCAGCACCTTGCAGCCGGGGCACCGGTCGCGCAGGTCCGCCGCCGCGTCGAGCCCGCTGCGGCCGGGGAGTTCGATGTCGAGCAGCGCCACGTCGGGCCGGGTCCCCAGGGCCGCGGGCACGATCTCGTCGCCGGCGCCGACCTGCGCCACGACCTCGATGTCCTCCTCCAGTCCGAGCAGCAGGGCCAGGGCGCCGCGCATCATGCCCTGGTCCTCGGCCAGCAGGAGCCTGATCATCGGCCGTCCCCTTCCGCGTGTTCCGTGTGTTCCGCGTGTTCCGCCTGTACGAGGTCCTCGTCCAACGGGAGTTCGGCGGTGACCCGGAAGCCCCGGCCGCCCGGAGCCGGGCCGCTGACGAGGGTGCCGCCGGCCGCGGCGAGCCGTTCGGCAAGTCCCGTCAGACCGCTGCCCGTCAGGCCGTTGCCCGGCGGACCGCCGTCCGGCGGAGCAGAGCCTACGCCGCCGCCCCCGTCGTCCGTGATCACCAGGCGGACCCGCTCCGCGGCGCCCCGCACCTCGATGTCGCAGCCGGCCGCGCCGCTGTGCCGGATCACGTTGGTGACGCACTCGCGCACCACCCAGCCCAGCAGCGCCGCCGTCCGCGGCGGCAGCGGCGGCCCGGACTGCCGTACGGCGGGCTCGATCCCGGCGGCGGTGAGGGCGCCGCGGGCCCGGTCGAGCTCGCCGGCCAGGCTCGCCTCGCGGTAGCCGGTGACGGCCTCCCGGATCTCCACGAGGGCCTGGCGGCCCACGGACTCGATGTCGGCGACCTGGGCGAGGGCCGCGTCCAGGTCTCGGGGCGCCAGACGGCGGGCCGCCTCCGATTTGACGACGATCACCGACAGGGTGTGGCCGAGCAGGTCGTGCAGGTCCCGCGAGAAGCGCAGCCGCTCCTGCTCCACGGCGGCCCGCGCCAGCTCCTGCCGGGTCGCGCGCAGCTCCCGCACCGTCTCCGACAGGGCGAGGATGGCCGCGGTGACCATGCCGGAGAGGAAGGTCCCGTAGACGACCCCCAGGGCTCCCCAGCCTTCGTGGTGCGCGGCGATCGCCCCGCCCAGTGCGCTGAGGCCGAGGACGGTCAACCCCAGGACGCGGCCCCGGAGCACGGCTCCGGTGGCCAGGCCCAGCAGGGGGAAGAAGGTCAGCCGGCTGCCGCCGTAGCCGAGGGCCAGCCCGCAGGTGACCAGGCCCATGGCGACGAGGCTCCAGCGGGTGCTCGCGGCCTCCCGCTTGCACGGGTCGAAGGCGCGGAACACCACGCTGATGTAGGTTCCCGGCGAGGGCGACGGCGAAGCGGACGCGCTGGGCCTGGCCGCCGGACAGCCGGTCGGCGCGGCGGCCGGCGAGCTCCGTGAGCCCCGCCAGGCGGAGGGCCTCGGCGACGGGCATCGGCGCCGGGTAGGTCCGGGCGACGAAGGCGACGAGCTCGCGCACGGTGAGCCGCGGCACGGCGCGGCCCTCCTGGAGCATCGCGCCGACCCGGCCGCAGCGCACGGCCCGGTCGGGGCTCTCGCCGAAGAGGCGCACGGTGCCCGTGTCGGGCTCGTTCAGGCCGAGCAGCAGGCCGATGGCGGTGGACTTCCCCGCGCCGTTGCGGCCGAGGAGGGCGACGGTCTCGCCGCGCCGGATGTCGAGGTCGAGGCCGGTGACGGCGCGGACGGGCCCGAAGGACTTGGCGGTGTGCCGGAAGCTCACCGCCGGGGGCGTCTCCCCTGCCACCGCGCCCGTGTTGGTCCGTGTCGCCCGAGTCCCCGTATGCGTCATGTACGGAACGCTACGGAGGGGACGGGGCCCCCGGCAGATCCACGTGTACGGACTCCTCCCGTACGAATGTCACTTCGGGGCGCGCGGCGTCCGCGGCCGGCGCGCCCTGGCGCGGGCCAGGGTGCGCAGCGGTGCGACGAGGCCGTAGCCGACGTCCTTGCGCAGGGCGCCGACGCCGGCCCGCTCCACCGCCGTGAGCTGGTGCTCCATGAGCTCCGTCATCGTCACGGCGACCGCCCGCAGCCCGGGAGCGGTGAGGTCGAGGATCCCGTCGGTGGCGGCGAGGGCGCTGCGGGCGCGCCCGGCCTCGGCGGCCAGGAGTTCCCGAACGCCCGGGGTGTCACGGGCCTGTTCGAGGTCGGACCGGGTCACGGAGTGCTCGGCGAGGCGGGCGCGCGGGATGCAGAGGCGGCCGGCCGCGAGGTCTCCGGCGAGGTCCGCGAGGAAGTCGACCCGCTGGGCGGCGTCAACGAACCGCCGCCATCCGGCGGCCTGTTCGGCGTCGGGTCCGCCCGGGTACTGGAGGCCGGTGAAGACGATCACGCCGGGCCAGGCGTAGGCGTCGAGGTAGGCCTGGAAGTCCGCCTCGTCCTCGAACCCGTCGAAGACCGCCTCGGCGTCGGCGGCGCCGGCGAGGAAGCGCACGACCCACTCGGCGGGCAGGCCGCGGGTGTCGACGGCGTGGGCGTAGGCGCGCAGCAGCGGATCGGGGCTGTCGCCGGTCTCCAGGGCGCGGTGCACCTCGGCGCCCAGTTCCTTCAGGCCGGCGGACCGCTGGTCCGGGGTGCCGGTCTCGGCGACGTCGTCGACCATGTTCATGAAGCCGAGCCCGGCCGCCAGCCAGGGCACGAGGGGCGGCGCGGCCAGCAGGCGCAGGGTGAGGTAGGGCGCGGGTTCGCGGCGCAGGACCCGGCGGGCCGCGTGCGTGTAGTCCTCGCGGAGCCGGGTGCCGGAGATCCCGGCCGTCGTGAGGGTGGTGCGCCAGCTGGGCATGGTGGGTGGTTCTCCGCTTCCTGCGTCGTCGTGCGTCTTCACGGGCGCGCGTGCGCGCCGGGTGCCGGGGGGTCGGGTGCCGGCGCCGGGCGGTCAGCTCTTGTAGACCTTCTTGATCTTGAAGTCCGTGCCCGCGAGGACGTATCCGCCCTGACCGTACGGGTCGTTGATGTACGGCCGGATCGCGGGGGCGCCGAGCCAGGGCGAGACGTTGAGGTAGCGCGAGCTCGGGATCTCGACGCCGAGCTCCTGCTTCGACTGGTCCATCAGGGCGGGGAGCCGGTCCCAGTCGAGTGCGGCCATGTCCATGACCGGGTCCCCGGCCCTGACGACGCCGGCGGCGCCGGTGCCCTTGACCGCGCCGCCCCGGTACTGCCAGGTATCGAGGGTCTTGGCGCCGGGCGCCGTGGGGATGTCGGCGATCACGTACTCGTCGTAGACCCGCATGTTGGCGAAGGTGGTGGTGCCCGTCTGCTGCTTGAACGCCTCGACGGCGGTCCGGATGCCGGCCGGGTCGATCAGGCCGCCCTTGGGCGGGGCGGCGGTCTTGGCCGTGCTCGCCTTCGGGCTCGGGGTGGCCGAGGCCGAGGCCTGGCCCGCCGGGCTCGGGGAGACCGGCGCGGACGCGGAGCTCGACGACTTGGCATCGCCGCCGGCCCCGGTCTCCCTGCCCTCGTCCCCGTCGGGCAGCCACTTCACGAGGCCGATCGCCGCCGCGGCCAGGACCACCGCGAGCGCTCCGGCGAGCAGCGCCGGGCGGCGGCGCGGGCGCACCGGCGCGGGGACGGCCACGGGCACGGTCGACGCGTACGGGTTGCCCGCACCCGGGGTGAACGGCGTGGGGGTGGAGGTCGGGGTGGGCCGGTCGGCCGGGGCCGCGGGCCCGAACTGTCCGAGAGCGATTGGCGGGACGACCGGGGTGGCACCTCCGAGAGCACTGCTCGCGCTGCGGAGCAGCGCTTCCAACTGCTCGGCGTCGGGCCGCGCGGACAGGTCCCGTACGAGCAGCCGCTCCAGTACGGGCCCCAGCGGGCCGGAGCGTACGGGCGCCGGGATCGGCTCGTCGAGCACCGCGACCACGGTCGCCAGGCTGGTGGCCCGGCGCAGCGGGTGCACGCCCTCCGAAGCCACGTACAGCAGCATGCCGAGCGACCACAGGTCGGAGGCGGCCAGCCCCTCCTCGCCGCGCGCCCGCTCCGGGGCGATGTACTCCGGCGAGCCGATCAGCACGCCGGTCGAGGTGAGCCCGGTCGCCCCGTGCAGCGCGGCGATCCCGAAGTCGGTGAGCACCGCGGAACCGTCGGTCCGCAGCAGCACGTTGGCCGGTTTCACGTCCCGGTGCAGCACGCCCTCCGCGTGCGCGGCCCGCAGTGCGGACAGGACGTCGAGCCCGATGCGCAGCAC harbors:
- a CDS encoding serine/threonine-protein kinase, translated to MDSSEAGRQLIDGRFELGDPLGSGGMGTVWRARDIALHRDVALKEVRPPDPATAAAQPGLAVQLRERAVREARALARLAHPNVVTIHHIVEPADGAEGHPWIVMELVKGGSLHDRLAAGPMPVADVLRIGLDVLSALRAAHAEGVLHRDVKPANVLLRTDGSAVLTDFGIAALHGATGLTSTGVLIGSPEYIAPERARGEEGLAASDLWSLGMLLYVASEGVHPLRRATSLATVVAVLDEPIPAPVRSGPLGPVLERLLVRDLSARPDAEQLEALLRSASSALGGATPVVPPIALGQFGPAAPADRPTPTSTPTPFTPGAGNPYASTVPVAVPAPVRPRRRPALLAGALAVVLAAAAIGLVKWLPDGDEGRETGAGGDAKSSSSASAPVSPSPAGQASASATPSPKASTAKTAAPPKGGLIDPAGIRTAVEAFKQQTGTTTFANMRVYDEYVIADIPTAPGAKTLDTWQYRGGAVKGTGAAGVVRAGDPVMDMAALDWDRLPALMDQSKQELGVEIPSSRYLNVSPWLGAPAIRPYINDPYGQGGYVLAGTDFKIKKVYKS
- a CDS encoding 5-oxoprolinase subunit PxpA — translated: MITPDTPADTTADTAPDTPAATAVIDLNADLGEGFGRWTLTDDEALLSVVTSANVACGFHAGDPSIMRRVCELAAARGVRIGAQVSYRDLAGFGRRAMDVPAGELADEVAYQIGALEVFARAAGSAVSYVKPHGALYNRTVHDADQAGAVVSGVLLAAGPAGLPVLGLPGSLLLAAAGAAGLPAVPEAFADRAYTPAGTLVPRGEPGAVVHDPDAVVARAVEMAAGRTVTAADGSRIAVAARSLCLHGDTPGAAGLALRVREALGAAGVRVEAFA
- a CDS encoding LysM peptidoglycan-binding domain-containing protein — its product is MPAKGKHRRPKQHHALTRKLALAGTGSAALALPLISATTAGAAEAKAPAVVKAAPAAEKAAPAAAKAAPLTYSVVSGDTLSKIAAEHSVGGGWQKLYEANRNIVGADPAVIRPGLKLNLTAAAPAAAKPAAAKTTAAKATTGYANNLDGWIRESLDVMAQHGIPGSYAGIHRNIMRESSGNPMAINNWDINAQNGIPSKGLLQVIDPTFRAYHVPGTSQDSYDPVANITAACNYAAARYGTIDNVNGAY
- a CDS encoding squalene/phytoene synthase family protein; the protein is MPSWRTTLTTAGISGTRLREDYTHAARRVLRREPAPYLTLRLLAAPPLVPWLAAGLGFMNMVDDVAETGTPDQRSAGLKELGAEVHRALETGDSPDPLLRAYAHAVDTRGLPAEWVVRFLAGAADAEAVFDGFEDEADFQAYLDAYAWPGVIVFTGLQYPGGPDAEQAAGWRRFVDAAQRVDFLADLAGDLAAGRLCIPRARLAEHSVTRSDLEQARDTPGVRELLAAEAGRARSALAATDGILDLTAPGLRAVAVTMTELMEHQLTAVERAGVGALRKDVGYGLVAPLRTLARARARRPRTPRAPK